The proteins below are encoded in one region of Clostridium estertheticum:
- a CDS encoding YwbE family protein, translating to MITQNDNRGQTRSNVPVGTTVDVVLKKDQRTTKLTRGVVQRILTNSAVHHRGIKVMLEDGQVGRVQAIISK from the coding sequence ATGATTACGCAAAATGATAACAGAGGACAAACAAGAAGTAACGTACCAGTTGGTACTACAGTAGATGTTGTGTTAAAAAAGGACCAGAGAACAACTAAATTAACTAGAGGTGTAGTTCAAAGAATACTAACAAACTCAGCGGTACATCATAGAGGTATAAAAGTTATGTTAGAGGATGGCCAAGTTGGCAGGGTGCAAGCCATTATTTCAAAGTAG
- a CDS encoding protein kinase — MNEDKSYYIQLNSKVEKMLRTSEFLGSGHNGIVYLLPNKRVIKIFKDKKVCSGEYNIFVKTRKSKYFPNVYEHGEYYIVRDYAGGQRLDKYIKKHGINEVISLNIIKLIEEFTKLKFNRLDIRCKDLYLMDDFSINVIDPKNNYSKNVNYPRHLMKGLNNLGVIDEFLSVVSEKRPKTYKLWNFRFNQYLEKNIK, encoded by the coding sequence ATGAATGAGGACAAAAGTTACTATATTCAATTAAACAGTAAAGTTGAAAAAATGCTTAGAACATCAGAATTTTTAGGGTCTGGCCATAATGGAATAGTTTATTTGCTTCCTAACAAAAGAGTAATTAAAATTTTTAAAGATAAGAAAGTTTGTTCGGGAGAATATAATATTTTTGTTAAAACTAGAAAAAGCAAATATTTCCCTAATGTTTATGAGCATGGAGAATACTATATTGTAAGAGATTATGCAGGTGGTCAACGTCTTGACAAATATATAAAAAAACATGGTATTAATGAAGTAATATCGCTTAACATAATTAAACTTATTGAAGAGTTTACTAAACTTAAATTTAACAGACTAGACATTAGGTGTAAGGATTTATACTTAATGGATGATTTTTCGATTAATGTAATTGATCCTAAAAATAATTACTCTAAAAATGTAAATTATCCAAGACATTTAATGAAAGGTCTGAATAACTTAGGAGTAATAGATGAATTTTTATCAGTAGTTAGTGAAAAACGTCCAAAAACTTATAAGTTATGGAATTTTAGATTTAACCAATATTTAGAGAAAAATATTAAGTAG
- the pulA gene encoding type I pullulanase codes for MTKILDAQEFIYNGNDLGAVYSKENTIFKVWAPTIDKISVIVYESFDDYLGKKHEMIKVEKGVWELKLVGNYKNKYYNYLVLNDGIERETPDIYTKGASVNGEKGMIIDFPSINPDNWENHKRPAAINRTESIIYEIHIRDFSSSEYSGMKNKGKYLAFTEKNTKTPIDVITGLDHLKDLGITHVHLLPVFDFASVDESTEEYNWGYDPYLYNVPEGSYATDAHDGTVRIREFKTMVQALHENGINVIMDVVYNHTFTKINSPMDILVPKYYYRTDDYGNYTNGSGCGNEIASEKPMVRKFIVDSIKFWAQEYKIDGFRFDLMALEDIGTMKEIENQVKSINSNIILYGEPWTGGTSSLPQEMQMKKGSQKGMQVSVFNDDLRNALKGDSDGASLGFVNGGKGFELEIKKGIVGGIKYNNDICNFTQNPGESINYVSAHDNLCLYDKFEKSNPHNTPFEREKMNRLALSIVLTSQGIPFIQGGTEILRTKQGNHNSYNAGDMINKISWNRKSVFSETYEYIKGLIALRKSQKVLTLDNENDVRKSLKFLDSPCNSVAYELTSTFAGNYDNLLIIHNANNNEIKFIMPDTDEWIIIANEFEVNVLGVCKGDKTCHNEIIVPAISSIILCK; via the coding sequence ATGACAAAAATATTAGATGCTCAGGAATTCATATATAATGGAAATGACTTAGGTGCTGTTTATTCTAAAGAAAATACAATATTTAAAGTATGGGCACCTACCATAGATAAAATATCAGTAATAGTTTATGAATCATTCGATGATTACTTAGGAAAAAAACATGAGATGATTAAGGTAGAAAAAGGAGTTTGGGAACTTAAACTTGTTGGTAATTACAAAAATAAATACTATAATTATTTAGTATTAAATGATGGTATAGAAAGAGAAACGCCAGATATATATACTAAAGGTGCAAGTGTTAATGGTGAAAAGGGCATGATTATTGATTTTCCTTCTATAAATCCAGATAACTGGGAAAATCACAAACGACCTGCAGCAATTAATAGAACTGAATCAATTATATACGAGATTCATATTAGAGATTTTTCATCATCAGAATATTCAGGAATGAAAAATAAAGGGAAATATTTAGCTTTTACTGAGAAAAATACTAAAACGCCTATAGATGTTATTACAGGACTCGACCATCTCAAAGACTTAGGAATAACCCATGTTCATCTATTACCTGTCTTTGATTTTGCAAGCGTAGATGAAAGCACAGAAGAATATAATTGGGGATACGATCCATATTTATATAATGTTCCTGAAGGTTCATATGCTACGGATGCTCATGATGGTACCGTACGAATTAGAGAATTCAAAACTATGGTCCAAGCCTTGCATGAAAATGGTATTAATGTAATTATGGATGTTGTATATAATCACACTTTTACTAAAATAAATTCTCCGATGGATATCTTAGTTCCAAAATATTATTATAGAACAGATGATTATGGCAACTATACAAATGGCTCTGGTTGTGGAAATGAAATTGCATCAGAAAAACCAATGGTTAGAAAATTTATAGTTGATAGTATTAAGTTCTGGGCTCAGGAATACAAAATAGATGGTTTCAGATTTGATTTGATGGCACTTGAGGATATTGGCACTATGAAAGAGATTGAAAATCAAGTTAAAAGTATTAATTCGAACATTATTCTTTATGGCGAACCATGGACAGGAGGGACATCTTCATTACCACAGGAGATGCAGATGAAAAAAGGTAGTCAAAAGGGCATGCAAGTATCTGTATTTAATGATGATTTAAGAAATGCATTAAAGGGGGATAGTGATGGGGCTAGTTTAGGGTTTGTTAACGGTGGAAAAGGTTTTGAGTTAGAAATCAAGAAAGGTATTGTAGGTGGAATCAAATATAACAATGATATATGCAATTTCACACAAAATCCTGGAGAATCCATAAACTATGTAAGCGCTCATGATAACTTATGCTTGTATGATAAATTTGAGAAAAGCAATCCTCATAATACTCCATTTGAAAGAGAAAAAATGAATAGGTTAGCATTGTCCATAGTTCTTACATCCCAAGGAATTCCTTTTATCCAAGGTGGAACAGAAATATTAAGGACTAAACAAGGAAACCATAACAGTTATAATGCTGGAGACATGATTAATAAAATAAGTTGGAATAGAAAATCTGTATTTTCAGAAACTTATGAATATATTAAGGGACTTATTGCTTTAAGGAAAAGTCAAAAGGTTTTGACTTTAGACAATGAAAATGATGTAAGAAAATCGTTGAAATTTCTAGACTCACCGTGTAACAGCGTTGCATATGAATTAACTTCAACTTTTGCAGGTAATTATGATAATTTACTTATAATTCATAATGCTAACAATAATGAGATTAAATTTATTATGCCAGATACTGATGAATGGATAATTATAGCAAATGAATTCGAGGTAAATGTGCTCGGTGTATGTAAAGGTGATAAAACATGTCATAATGAGATAATTGTACCCGCTATTTCTAGCATTATATTATGTAAATAG